TGCACTCGCCTGTTCCTCCCCAGCCGGGAGAAACTGATGGTGGTATTTGACTTTGCGCTGCGCGTTGCCGCGGCATTGACCCTGGGCGCCATGATCGGCGCCGAACGCCAGCTGCGCCAGCGCATGGCGGGCCTGCGCACGAACGCGCTCGTGTCCGTCGGCGCCTCGCTGTTCGTGATGGTTTCCGTGCTCGAAGGCGATAGCGCCGGCCACATGCGCATCGCCGCGCAGGTGGTGTCGGGCATTGGATTCCTTGGCGCCGGCGTCATCATGCGCGAAGGCATGACGGTGCGCGGCCTGAACACGGCCGCCACCCTGTGGTGCTCGGCCGCCATCGGCATCCTGTGCGGCCTGGGCTTCGCGCTGGAAGCGGCCATCGGCACGGGCTTCGTGCTGATCGCCAACCTGGTGCTGCGCCACCTGGCGCAGCGCATCAACGCGCACGGCAGCGAAGCGGGCATCGAGACGGAAAGCATCTACCGCGTCACGGCCGTGTGCGAGGCGGAGCAGGAAGTCCAGGTGCGCAACCTCATGCTGCGCATGATCAGCGGCATGCCGGCGCTGATGCTGCAATCCTTGCACAGCGAGGATGCGGCGCACGCGGGGCGCATCGAAGTGCGCGCCGACCTGCTCACGCCCTTGTCCAGCCTGGGATTGCTGGAGCAGATCGTCAGCCAGGTCAGCCTGGAAGGCAGCGTCTCGGCCGTGCGCTGGGCGCTGGTCAACAACGCGGAATTTGTCGCCGAACGGGGAGTGTGATGATGAAAAAATTCTTTCACTGGTTTGCCAAGAGTGGCCCAATCGTGGCCACCTACCGCCTGACCGTCACCTGCCCCGCCGCGCAAGCGGACCACGTCGCGCGCCTGCTGCTGGCCGAATTGAAAGGCGCAGGCCTGGCGCCGTCGCAGATGCTGCGCAGCTGGGACGAAGCCAGGCAGGTGGTGCGCCTGATCGCCACGGTGCTGTGCCAGGCCGTGCAGCGCGCCGTGCTGGTGCGCTTCGTCAACCGCGCGGGCGCCTGGCCGCAGGTGCGGCAAGTGCGCTGGGAAGGCGTGGCGCCCTCAATCTGAGGCCGGCAGGCGCATGAGGAACAGGGCGCCGCCTTGCGGACGGTTCTGCGCATCGATGCTGCCGCCATACGCATGTACGATGGCTTGCGACAGGGCCAGTCCCAGGCCGAAACCGGGCGCCTCGCCAGCGCGCGCCTTGGCGCCCCGGTAAAAACGCTCGAACAGATGCGGCAAGTCTTCCACGCCGATGCCCGGTCCCGCATCCGCCACGCCCACAAACGCATGGTCGCCCTCGCGCGACACCTGCACCGTGATCACGCTGTCGGGCGGCGAAAACTTCACGGCGTTATCGAGCAGATTGGCCAGCACCAGATCCACCGGGCCGGCCGCCACCCGCGCGTGCACGGCCACACTGTCATCAACAACGATGCGGATGCCGCGCTGCGCCGCCGCCTTTTCCAGGCGCTGCGCGGCCGCCCGCACGAGGGGGTTAAGTGCTATGGTTTCCACGGCATTGCGCTCCTGGCCCACGTCCAGGCGCGTGAGCATCAAGAGTTCTTCCACCAGGGTCGTCAGGCGCTGCACTTCATCGAGGCAGGACGCCAGCGCATCGACATACTCGGGCGACTCGCGCGGGCGGCGCAGGGTGATTTCGATTTCCGTGCGCAGGCGCGACAGCGGCGAGCGCAATTCGTGCGAGGCGTCTGCCGTGAAGCGGCGCTGCGCATCGTAGCCGTGTTCGAGCCGGTCCAGCATGGCGTTCAGGGTATCGACCAGGCGGCCGATTTCATCGTGCGTGCCGGGATGGGGCAGGCGCTGGTGCAGACTGGCTTCGCCGATCGAATGCGCCTGGTCCACCACGTCGTCGATGGCGCCCAGCACGCGGCGCGTGAGCATTTCGCCGGCCAACCCCACGGCCGCCAGCAAGGCCAGCGCCATGGCGCCAAACAGCACGGTGGCCGCAGCCAGCACGTGATTGGCGTCGTCGAGCGAACCGGCCACCTGCACGGCCAGGCCCGCGCCGGACGCGGGCACGGGAATCGACACCATGCGCAGCGGCTCTTCGCCGAACTTGGGCAGCGTCTCGAAGACGGTCTCGCCGGCCGCCAGGCGCGCCAGCAAGGCCGGCGGCGCCGGCAGCTGCGCCGCCTCCAGATTGCGGCTGCGCGCCAGCACGCGGCCTTCGCCATCGATGATCTGCACCAGGCGGTCGAGCCGTGTCAACGACGGCTGCGCCAGTCCCGGCGCCACCTCGTGCACCTGCACGGGCTGGCGCGGCGCGGCAGGCAGCATGGCCATTTCCGTCTCGGCCAGTGCCAGCAGGGCCGCATCGAGCTGGCCATGCACGGCGCGCGACAGGCCCCAGTAGCCGGCCAGCGCCGTGCAGGCAACGATGGCGAGGATGACGGCCAGGTGCACCAGCAGCAGTCGCTTGCGAAAGCTAGCCACCGTCGTTGTCCGCCAGGCGGAAACCGCGTCCGCGCACCGTGTGGATCAAGGGCGGCAAGCCCGGGGCATCCACTTTTCCCCGCAGGTTGCGCACGTGGACGTCGATCAGGTTGTCGATGCCGATCAGGTCCGCCTGCCAGATCTGCTCGGCCAGGCGCGCGCGGCTGACCACTTCGCCCGCCTGGCGCAGCAGGATCAACAGAATCGCATATTCCTTGGGTGTCAGCACCAGCGGCGCGCCGGCCCGCGTGGCCTGGTGGCTGACGGGATCGAGCGTCAAATCAGCCAGCGCCAGCACCAGCGGGCGGCTGATGTCGGAGCGGCGCAGCAAGGCGCGGATGCGCGCCAGCAGTTCCTCGAATTCGAACGGCTTTGTGAGGTAATCGTCGGCGCCCGTGTTCAGGCCCGCCACCCGGTCGGCCGTGGCGTCGCGCGCCGTGAGCATCAGCACGGGCGTCTGGATGCCGCGCGCGCGCAAGTCGCGGCAGAAATCGATGCCCTGCTTGCCCGGCAACATCCAGTCGAGCACGATCGCGTCGTAGTCGACGGCGTAGCTTTCATCCTCGCCCTCTTCCGCGCTATGCGCCACGTCGACAACAAAACCTTCTTCCTGCAAGCCGCGGGCCAGCAGGCGCGCCGCCTTGCGGTCGTCTTCCACCAGGAGGATTCTCATGCCTGCCTTTCGCGTCGCACCGTGTTTTCCATGCTTTGCATTTTACCGCGCTCCACCGTGCGCGCACCGAACCTGAAGAATGATTCAGGCGTTCTTGGGCGCTTCTTCAGGAGCACATTGCTATGCTTTCCCGGCGCTGTAGTGACACTGTGACGCTGCTTGCACTCCCCTCTGACCGCCCGCCTGGGCACGGCATCCACGCATGCCCCCATCACCATCAATAACAAGGAAACACGGGATGAACACGACCACCCGCAACGCCCTGGGCGCCAGCTGCGCCCTCGCTCTCGCCTGCTCGGCCCTGGCCGGCTGCGCCAAGCCGACGCCGGCGGCCACGCCGCCCGCCCAATCGACGCACCTGGACGACGGCAGTATCGCCGTCGACAAAATGTCGCCGCTGCGCCAGCGCCTGCAGATCGCCGCCGTACAGGAACAGGAGATCGCCACGCAAACGGAGGCGCCGGGCAGCATCGAGGCGATGCCGGAAAAGCTGGTGAAAATCACGCCGCCCCTGGCAGGGCGCATCACGCGCCTGCAGCGCGCCCTGGGCGACAGCGTGAAGGCGGGCGAGCCGCTGTTCACGCTCGACTCGGCGGAACTGAGCGCCGCCTACGCGGACGACAGCAAAACGAAATCCGCCCTGCTGCAAGCGCGTCAGGAACTGCAGCGCCAGAAAACCCTGTTCGAGGCGGAGATCGCCGCGCGCAAGGAGTACGAAGCGGCCCAGGCAGCCTTTGCGCAGGCCGGCAGCGATGCCCAGGCCAGCGCCGACAAGCTGGCCCAGTACGGCGCCGGCGCGCGCGACACACGCGGCACACGCCGCGACTATGTCTTGCGTTCGCCCATCGCCGGCACCGTGATCGCCATGGAAGGCGCCCAGGGCGGCTACTGGAACGACATCAACGCGCCCGTCATGACGGTGGCAGATCTCTCCACCGTGTGGCTGTCGGCCAACGTGGCCGAAAGGGACCTGGCGCAGGTGGCCGTGGGCCAGGCGACCCGCATCAGCGTTGACGCCTGGCCCGGCAAGGCTTTCGAAGGCAAGGTCGCGTATGTGGGCGCCGTGCTCGATCCCGAGACGCGCACGGTGAAGGTGCGCGTGGCCATCGACAACCGCGCCGGCATTTTCAAGCCGGGCATGTTCGCCCACGCCGGTTTCGCCGGCGCCACGCGGCGCGGCCTGATGGTGCCCGCGGCGGCGCTGCTGCAAAGCGGCCTGGTGACGCGCGTGATGGTCGAACGCAGTCCGCTGCGTTTCGAGGCGCGCGAGGTGCAGGTGGGCGCCAGCCGGGGCGACCAGGTGGAAATCGTCTCCGGCTTGCGCGCGGGCGAACGTATCGTCGTCAAGGAAGGAGTGCTGCTCAATGGTTGATCGTTTCATCGCCACCTGCTGCCAGCGGCGCGGCATCGTCTGGCTGGTTCTGTTGTGCGTGACCCTGTACGGCGTGTATTGCTGGAAGCAGCTGCCCATCGAAGCCTATCCCGACATCGCCGACGTCACCTCGCAGATCGTCACGCAGGTGCCGGGCCTGGGCGCCGAGGAAATCGAGCAGCAGATCACGATACCGCTGGAGCGCGCCCTGCTCGGTACTCCGGGCATGCACGTGCTGCGCACGCGCAGCCTGTTCGCGCTGTCCTTGATCACCGTGGTGTTCGAAGATGGCAGCGACGGCTACTTCACGCGCGAGCGGCTGCAGGAGCGCCTGGCCAGCGTGAACCTGCCCTACGACGCCAAGCCGGGCCTCGATCCGTATACGTCGCCCACGGGCGAAATCTACCGCTACACGCTGGAATCGACAACGCGCTCCCTGCGCGAACTGTCCGAGCTGCAGTTCTGGACGGTCATCCCGCGCCTGCAGCAGGTGCGAGGCGTGGCCGATGTGAGCAATTTCGGCGGCCTGACGACGCAGTTCATGCTGGAACTCGATCCCGCAAAACTCGACAGCTACGGCTTCTCGCTGGCGCAGGTCAAGGACGCCATCAACGCCAACAACATCAGCGGCGGCGGCAGCGTGATCGACCGCGGCCAGCAATCGTACGTGGTGCGCGGCGTGGGCTTGCTCCATTCGCTGGACGACATGGGCAACGTCGTCGTCAGCAGCAAGGACGGCGTGCCCGTGCTGGTAAAAGACCTGGGCAAGCTCGCTTACGGCAACGTGGAGCGGCGCGGCATCCTCGGCAAGGATGACAACCCCGACACCATCGAAGGCATCACCCTGCTGCTGAAGGATTTCAACCCGTCCGATGCGCTGGCGGGCATTCATGCGGCCGTGGACGATCTGAATAACAATCTGCTGCCGAAAGACGTCAAGGTGGTCGCCTATCTGGACCGCAGCTCGCTGATCGATGCCACCTTGCACACGGTCAGTTATACCTTGGGCGAAGGCATGCTGCTCGTCGCCCTGGTGCTGCTGCTGTTTTTGGGCAGCCCGCGCGCGGCTGCCATCGTGGCGCTGACGATTCCGCTGGCGCTGCTGATCGCCTTCATCTTCATGCACCATTTTAAAATTCCCGCCAATTTGCTGTCCCTGGGGGCGATCGACTTCGGCATCCTCGTCGACGGCTCCGTGGTGGTGCTGGAAAACATGCTGCGCCGCCGTGAACGGGATCAGGAGCGGCCCCTCACCATCGATGACGCAATCGAGGCGACCCTGCAGGTGGCGCGCCCCATCATGTTCGGCATGGCCGTCATCATCGCCGCCTACCTGCCCCTGTTCGCCTTCCAGCGCATCGAATACAAGCTGTTCTCGCCGATGGCGTATGCGGTGGGCGCAGCGCTCGTGGGCGCGCTGGTGGTGGCGCTGGTGCTGATTCCGGGCCTGGCCTGGC
Above is a genomic segment from Janthinobacterium sp. 64 containing:
- a CDS encoding efflux RND transporter periplasmic adaptor subunit, translated to MNTTTRNALGASCALALACSALAGCAKPTPAATPPAQSTHLDDGSIAVDKMSPLRQRLQIAAVQEQEIATQTEAPGSIEAMPEKLVKITPPLAGRITRLQRALGDSVKAGEPLFTLDSAELSAAYADDSKTKSALLQARQELQRQKTLFEAEIAARKEYEAAQAAFAQAGSDAQASADKLAQYGAGARDTRGTRRDYVLRSPIAGTVIAMEGAQGGYWNDINAPVMTVADLSTVWLSANVAERDLAQVAVGQATRISVDAWPGKAFEGKVAYVGAVLDPETRTVKVRVAIDNRAGIFKPGMFAHAGFAGATRRGLMVPAAALLQSGLVTRVMVERSPLRFEAREVQVGASRGDQVEIVSGLRAGERIVVKEGVLLNG
- a CDS encoding sensor histidine kinase, producing MASFRKRLLLVHLAVILAIVACTALAGYWGLSRAVHGQLDAALLALAETEMAMLPAAPRQPVQVHEVAPGLAQPSLTRLDRLVQIIDGEGRVLARSRNLEAAQLPAPPALLARLAAGETVFETLPKFGEEPLRMVSIPVPASGAGLAVQVAGSLDDANHVLAAATVLFGAMALALLAAVGLAGEMLTRRVLGAIDDVVDQAHSIGEASLHQRLPHPGTHDEIGRLVDTLNAMLDRLEHGYDAQRRFTADASHELRSPLSRLRTEIEITLRRPRESPEYVDALASCLDEVQRLTTLVEELLMLTRLDVGQERNAVETIALNPLVRAAAQRLEKAAAQRGIRIVVDDSVAVHARVAAGPVDLVLANLLDNAVKFSPPDSVITVQVSREGDHAFVGVADAGPGIGVEDLPHLFERFYRGAKARAGEAPGFGLGLALSQAIVHAYGGSIDAQNRPQGGALFLMRLPASD
- a CDS encoding response regulator transcription factor, encoding MRILLVEDDRKAARLLARGLQEEGFVVDVAHSAEEGEDESYAVDYDAIVLDWMLPGKQGIDFCRDLRARGIQTPVLMLTARDATADRVAGLNTGADDYLTKPFEFEELLARIRALLRRSDISRPLVLALADLTLDPVSHQATRAGAPLVLTPKEYAILLILLRQAGEVVSRARLAEQIWQADLIGIDNLIDVHVRNLRGKVDAPGLPPLIHTVRGRGFRLADNDGG
- a CDS encoding MgtC/SapB family protein; its protein translation is MVFDFALRVAAALTLGAMIGAERQLRQRMAGLRTNALVSVGASLFVMVSVLEGDSAGHMRIAAQVVSGIGFLGAGVIMREGMTVRGLNTAATLWCSAAIGILCGLGFALEAAIGTGFVLIANLVLRHLAQRINAHGSEAGIETESIYRVTAVCEAEQEVQVRNLMLRMISGMPALMLQSLHSEDAAHAGRIEVRADLLTPLSSLGLLEQIVSQVSLEGSVSAVRWALVNNAEFVAERGV